The genomic window GTGAGGACAAGCGGCGCGCGCGTATCGTTCAGGATGAAGGCCAGGCGCTCGGAGGGCAGGGTGGGATCGAGCGGGACATAGGCACCTCCCGCCTTGAGAATCGCCAACAGCCCCACGATCACGTCGAGCGAGCGTTCGAGGCACAGCCCGACGAGCACGTCAGGACCCACGCCGCGCCGGCGCAACACGCGCGCGAGCTGATTGGCCTGGGCATTGAGTTCACGGTAGCGGAGCTGCGCGCCTTCGAAGGTGAGCGCCACGGCTTCGGGCGTCCGAGAGGCCTGTGCCTCGAACAGGCGGTGAGCGCAGAGCTCCTCGGCCTCACCGGCGCGGGTTCCACTCCAGTCCACGAGCAGCCGATGGCGCTCGGCCTCGTCGAGCAGGCTCAGCTCCGCCAGCGGGGCCGAGGGGTGGGCCACCGCGGCTTCGAGCAGGCGGCCCAGGTGCGTGACCAGTTGCCGCGCGGTCTCCTCGCTGAACAGGTCCGTGCTGTACTCCAGCCGGCCGGAGAGCCCACCGGCCCGCTCCGAGAGCGCCAGGTGCAGGTCGTTCGCGATCAGCCGATTCGGCAGCTCCAGCCGCCGCAGCTCGAGGCCTGGCAGGGTGTGCTCGGTGAGCGGATCCGGCTCGATGGCCAGCACCACCTGGAACAGAGGCGAGGCGCCCTGATGGCGCGCGGGCCGAAGCGCCTCCACCAGCTTCTCGAAGGGCAGCTCCTGATGGGCGTACGCTTCGAGCGTCACGTCCCGCACGCGCGCGAGCAGCTCGCGGAAGGTGGAGACCCCCGTGAGCCGGGTTCGCAGGACGAGCGTGTTGACGAAGAATCCGACGAGCGCTTGCGTCTCCGAGCGGTCGCGGCCCGCGATGGGCGCCCCCACGCAGAGGTCGTCCTGTCCCGAGTAGCGGGACAGGAGGAGCTGATACGCCGACAGCAGGACGACGAAGGGGGAGACGCCCTGCTCACGCGCCAGCGCCCGGACCCGGTCCATGAGCTGCGCGCTCCACTGCACTTCCACGCTCGCGCCCCGGTGGCTGGACACCGCGGGCCGGGGATTCGCCACCGCCAGATCGAGCACCGCGGGCGCCCCTTCGAGCTGCCCTCGCCAGTACCGGAGGTGCTCCTCCAGGGCGCCACCCTGGAAACGTCCGCGCTGCCACGCCCCGTAGTCGGAGTACTGAATCGGCAGCCCGGGCAAGGCCGCGGGCTTGCCCGCCGTGTGAGCCTCGTAGAGCGCCGCCACCTCGCGGACGAGCACGCTCATCGACCAGCCGTCGGAGACGATGTGGTGCACCGTCAGGATGAGCACCTGCTCATCCGCGTGGGTGCGCAGCAGAACCGCTCGCAGGAGCGGGCCGTGGGCCAGATCGAACGGCAGGAGCGCCTCGGCGCTGGCGCGCCGCTGGACTTCCTGCTCGCGCTCGGCGGCCGGACGCGTGCGCAAGTCCTCGGTCACGAGCTGGAAGGACGCATCCGGGGCGATGACCAGGACCGCCGGTTCCTCGGCGTCCGTGGCGCGGAAGGTGGTTCGCAGCGCCTCGTGGCGGCGCACGATGTCCTGGAAGGTGCGCTCCAGGGCCGGGACGTCCAGGTGTCCCTTCAACCGGACCGCCGCGGCGATGTTGTACAGGGCGCTGCCGGGCTCGATGCGATCCAGCAACCACAGCCGCTCCTGCGCAGGGGACAGCAGGGGAGGCGTCCCCTCCGGCCTGCGCGGAATCGGAGGCTGGATCGCCGTCTCGGCCGCGCGGCGCTGGTGGAGCACCTGAGCCAGCTCGGTGAGCGTCGGCCCCCGGAGCAGCTCCTCCATGCGCACGGCAACGCCCGCATCCGTCTCCAGCTCATGCCCCAGCTCGAGCGCGGTGAGCGAGTCGAAGCCGAAGCTCGTGATGGGCTGGGCCGCATCCAGCTCCGCTTGCCGGACGCGCAGGCGCCGGGCGAGCCGGGTCCGCAACCACGCGGTGGTCTCTTCCAGAGAGGCCCCCGCCGCCAGCGCCGGGGTGTCCTGGGCCGAAGGGTCCTGCCCGTTCGCCGGCGTTTCCTGCTGCTCCGCTTGCCAGGCCGAGACGACGGCGAGCTCGCCCGCGCTGAAGCCCGCGCGGGTGGCATGGCGCTGGATCTTGCCGCTGGAGGTCTTGGGAATGCTGCCGGGCTCGATCAGCACGAGCGCGTGAAGCTGGACCTCGTGCAGCTCCGCCAGCCGCTGGCGCACCACGGCGGTCACCTCGGCGGGATCCGTCAGCTTGCGCGGATCCACTTCCTGAACGATGACGAGCCGCTCTTCGCCCTCGACATCCACCGAGAAGGCCGCCGAGCACCCTGGCCGCAGCGCGGGGTGGCTCTGTTCCACCGTCAGCTCGACATCCTGGGGGTAGATGTTCCGGCCCCGGAGGATGATGAGGTCCTTGAGCCGCCCCGAGATGAACAGCTGGCCCTCGTGGAAGAACCCGAGGTCTCCCGTGCGCAAGAAGGTCTTCTGGCTGTCCCCGGCCACCCGCGCCTGGAATGTGCGCGCCGTCTCCTCGGGCTTGGCCCAGTAGCCTTGCGCCACGCTGTGGCTGCAGACCCAGATCTCTCCAATGGTGCCCGGTGCGCACGGCGTGCCGTCCGAGGGCGAGACGATCCGGATGTCCTCGCCCGGCAGGATTCCACCGCAGGCGACGAGGGTCTGTTCCTGGGCGCTCCCACCCGGCACCGCCTGTCCGAGTGACAGGGCCCTGGTGTCGAAGGAACGCTGGACGGTGGGGGCGCCCTTCTTGGCGCCCGAGACGAGCAGCGTCGCCTCGGCCAGGCCGTAGCATGCGTAGAAGGCGTTGGGGTCGAACCCGCTCGGCGCGAAGGCCTCCGCGAAGCGCGCCAGCGTCTCCGGCCGGATGGGCTCGGCGCCGCTGAACGCCACTTCCCAGCGGCGCAGATCGAGCGCCTGCCGCTGCTCCGGCGTGCTCTTGCGGACGCACAGATCGAAGGCGAAGTTCGGGCCTCCGCTCACGGTGCCCCCGAAGCGCGAGACGGCCTCGAGCCACATCATGGGGCGCTTGAGGAAGTCGAGCGGGGACATCAGGACCGCCTGATACCCGGCGTAGAACGGCTGGAGGATGCCGCCGATGAGCCCCATGTCATGGTAGGGCGGCAGCCAGATGATGGCCGAGGAGTCCGTCCGGGTCTCGAACGCGCGGTGGATGAGCTCCAGGTTGTGCAGCAGGTTGCCGTGGCTGAGCATCACCCCCTTGGGGGTGCCCGTGGAGCCCGAGGTGTACTGCAGGAACGCCAGCGTGTCGGACGCGGATTCGGGCGGTTGCCAGTCGAGCCCCTGGGGCTCGGGGAGCGTGTCGGTGGCCACCCAGTGGAGCTCCTTGAGCTCCGGCGCCTGCTCGAACAGCATCTCGGCGAACGAGGCGATGAACGAGGTGGTGAGGACCACCGTCGCCTGCGCGTCCGCGATGACCTTCCGGAGCCGCGGCAGCGTTCGCCCCAGCCGCATCGGGTCCGGTGGATAGGCCGGTACCGCGGTCCGCTGGGAGTACATGCACCCGAAGAAGCCCGCGATGTATTGCAGTCCGGGCGGGTAGAGCAGAACCACCCGTGCGCCGGGGCGGGACACCTCCGTCAACGCTTCCCCGATGCGGCGAGCCCAGCGATCGAGCTCTCCGTGCGTCATCGTGCTGTCGGAACCGTCCTCCTCCAGGAAGGTGTAGAGCCGGGAGTTGGGCTGGGTAGCGGTTCGCTGGCGGAGCAGTTCAACCAGCGAAGCGGGAGAACGGGAGGACGCGCGATGCGCAACGGACATATGGGCCAGTCTATTCAGTTTTGACAGTTTCAGAACAGTGGGAACCCCGGCGGTCAGCCCGGTGGGAGACCAGGCCGCCGAGCGCGGGCGCGACGCAACGGGTGCGCTGCTCATGGCAGCGCACCCACGCTTCGGGGGGAGACGGAAACGCTAGTCGGCCGAGAGGGTGACCTGCGTCAGGGCCGGGTCCGCGAGGATGTCCTCCTCGGTGAAGCGGACCGCGCGCCACTGCTTGCGCGCGAAGAGCTCGGTCTGGTCGCGGTAGTAGGGCGAGGCCGGATCCGAGGACTCGCTGTACGTCAGCAAGGCCCGCGCATTCACGCCTTGCCCGGTGAACTCCAGGGCCATGAGGAAGCTGGAGCCGTTGGCGACGACGTAACCCTCGGAGGTCAAACCGGTTGCGGGGACGAGCACCGGGCCCCGGGCCGGAGGCTGATCGACGACCGTGGACTGCAGGGTGTCGTAGGAGATGACGTTGGCCACGCCGTCCCGGTGCAGGCCTCCGTGCAGGCCGATGCGCTTGTCACCCCGGGGGGCGAACTGCACGGTGGCCAGCGGGACGTCCAGGGCGATGTTCGCCCCCTGGAGCACGGTCACCGCCTGCGCGAGGTTGACCAGCGCCGGGTCCTCCCCCGTGGACGGGGCGGGCACCAGGGTGTTGGGCGTGGTGATGGGCGCGTCCGGGTTGAACCCCTGGAGGAAGAGCGAGCCCTTGTCGAAGAAGTGCGGCCCCGGGTAGATGCCGGTGAACTCACGCCAGAGCACCGCGCCGGTGCTGTCCGCGTCGAAGCGGCCGTTCCAGGCGCTGAGCGTCGCGCAGGCCTTGGTGAGGTCCACGGTCTTGCCGCCGTAGGTGGCCGAGGGCGTGCGCTGGCAGCGCTCCACCACCTGGGCGAGCAGCAGCTCCGAGGTGATGCTGCGGTTGTTGAGAATCGCGGCCTGGAGCTCGTCGAGCGTGAACTTGCCGTCCGCGCCGGAGGCCCCCGCGGGGGTTACCTCGGTGAGCATCTGCATGTTCATGCGCGTGCGCGGGGACGGGGCCCGGCGCGCGAAGCCATGCATCGGCGAGAGCTCCGGCAGGGGCGCCGCCGGGTTGGTCAGCCAGTAGCTGTCGTTGGCGTTGAAGACGAAGTCCCGGCGCGACAGCTTCGGCGCCTGGGAGAAGGGCACCAGCCCAGGGGTCCGGGCCCCCGGCGCCTCCACCCACGCGTTGGCCGAGGTGCTGCCATCCAGCAGCACGAGGTTGGCCGAACGCAGCAGCTGGGTCGCCAGCGGGTCCGCGCCCGAGGAGGCCTTGAGCCAGGACTGGATGGCCGCGTTGCTCAGGTTGGGGGCCGCCGCGCCATCCACGTACCAGGTGGTGCCGTCACGGTCCGCCGCCACCGTGTTGACCCAGGGAATGCCCTGGTGGGTGGCGAAGGCCTCCTGGAACTCCTGCAGGTTCTTCGCCCGGTTCATCCCGTGGAACTGGGAGATCATCTGCGTGTTGGTCAGGTTCGCATCGCAATAGGTGTACGCGACCTGGGGGCTCCAATCCGCGGCGCCCGGAATGACGATGATGGGCCCGAAGTGGCTGCTGTAGAGCGTGCGCGTCAGCGGCACGAGCGAGCCGTCCGGCTGGAGCACGGAGACGGTGTGCGTGCGCGCCGTCAGCGGCCACTCCTTGCCGTCATAGAGGTAGTGGGTGGGCTTGCCGGGCGCGAGCTTGAGCCGGTAGAGCGTCATGCGCTGGCCGGCCGAGACCGTATGCGTCCAGGCGATGTGATCGTTGAAGCCGATGAGCACGCCCGGCACGCCCAGCAGTCCCACCCCGTAGACATTCATCACGCCGGGGACGGTGAGGTGGCTCTCCCAGAAACGCAGCTCGCCCTGCCACGGGAAGTGGGGGTTGGCCACGAGCATGCCCCGGCCCCCCTGCGCGCGCTCGGCGCCAATGGCCCACCCGTTGCTGCCGACGTCCCGCTCGCGCAGCGCCTGGAGCTGCTCCAGCGAGGGGGCCTCGAAGGTCTCCTGGGGCAGCGTGGTGATGCCCGGGGGGGCCGGAGGCTGGGCGGCGGCGATGGCGGAGATGAACTGGAAGCTGCTCGTGAGCAGCCCCAGGCTGATGTGATACGCCATCAGGTCCACTTCATCGATGGGCTTGGCCCACGCGGCGTTGGCGCACGCGGCGGGCAGGCCACCGGGGCCCGTCTCCTCGAGGTAGCGGTTGTAGCCCGCGACGTACCCCTGGAGCATCGTCCGGACGTCGGCCTTCAGCCGAGGCACGGCCTGGCGCGCGCGCGTGTAGAGATCCAGGGACAGGTAGCCGAGATCGCTGGCCACGTGGGCATTGCCGGGGCCCGGGCCCAGGTAGCGCGCGCGCTCGCCGCGGACCTTGATGACCTGATCCGCCAGGGAGCAGAAGTGGTCCTGGGCGAACGCATAGCCCTGGCCATACGCCACGCTGCCCAGGTCCTTGCCCGTGATGTGGGGGATGCCGTGACTGGTGCGCCGGATGGTGGCCTCGAAGCGAGGCCCCTGGGGTGGAGGCGGCGGCTGTGGCTCGGGGGTGTCCTC from Stigmatella erecta includes these protein-coding regions:
- a CDS encoding acylase, coding for MAALLALLAVTACSEDTPEPQPPPPPQGPRFEATIRRTSHGIPHITGKDLGSVAYGQGYAFAQDHFCSLADQVIKVRGERARYLGPGPGNAHVASDLGYLSLDLYTRARQAVPRLKADVRTMLQGYVAGYNRYLEETGPGGLPAACANAAWAKPIDEVDLMAYHISLGLLTSSFQFISAIAAAQPPAPPGITTLPQETFEAPSLEQLQALRERDVGSNGWAIGAERAQGGRGMLVANPHFPWQGELRFWESHLTVPGVMNVYGVGLLGVPGVLIGFNDHIAWTHTVSAGQRMTLYRLKLAPGKPTHYLYDGKEWPLTARTHTVSVLQPDGSLVPLTRTLYSSHFGPIIVIPGAADWSPQVAYTYCDANLTNTQMISQFHGMNRAKNLQEFQEAFATHQGIPWVNTVAADRDGTTWYVDGAAAPNLSNAAIQSWLKASSGADPLATQLLRSANLVLLDGSTSANAWVEAPGARTPGLVPFSQAPKLSRRDFVFNANDSYWLTNPAAPLPELSPMHGFARRAPSPRTRMNMQMLTEVTPAGASGADGKFTLDELQAAILNNRSITSELLLAQVVERCQRTPSATYGGKTVDLTKACATLSAWNGRFDADSTGAVLWREFTGIYPGPHFFDKGSLFLQGFNPDAPITTPNTLVPAPSTGEDPALVNLAQAVTVLQGANIALDVPLATVQFAPRGDKRIGLHGGLHRDGVANVISYDTLQSTVVDQPPARGPVLVPATGLTSEGYVVANGSSFLMALEFTGQGVNARALLTYSESSDPASPYYRDQTELFARKQWRAVRFTEEDILADPALTQVTLSAD